In the bacterium genome, CGGCGAAACTCTGCGCCTGCACGACGCGCTCATCGACCTGTTCATCCGGCGGCCCAACGCGCGCGACCTGGAGCTTCCGCGCCTGCTCGAGGCGGAGGCGTTTTACCTCAACGCGCGCGCGCGCCGCGCCGCGTCCGGCGAGGACGACGCGTTCGAGCGCTTGCGCCGCGAATCGGGCGCGCCTAACAACGATGATCTCGTCGTGCGTTTCGCCAAGCCGATCTACAGCGACCTTTTGTCGCTTTATCCCGCATCGACGCGCCGGCCGCAGCAGTTGTTCCGGATGGCGTCGATCCTCTACGCACAGGAGTACGAGCCCGAGGCCCTGGCGCACTACGAACTGCTGATCGACGCAGATCCGAAAGGTCCGCTCGCGCGCAAGGCGCACATCGCGCGCGGGCGCATTTTCCTTCGCCTTTCCGATACCGCGAATGCGGCGGACGAATTCGCCCGCGTGTACGAGGACGCCGCCGCCGCGGATGCGGAGCGATTTGCCGCCGCGCTCGGCATCGCCGTCGCGCAATCGCGTATCGGCATGCACGAATCGGCGGCGCGCCTGTTTGACGAGGCGCTCGGCGTGGCGGGCGACCGGTCGAGGTTTGGCGAGGACAGCCTGTACGCCTATGGCGAGGCCATTCGCGCGCTCGGGCGCCGCGCTGCCGCGCGCGAGATTTTCGCGGAACTGATCGCGCGCTTTCCGGAGACGGATTATCGCCTCGTCTCGTGGTTTCGCATCGCGCAGATGCACCAGGACGACGGCGACGCGGGCGACGCGCTCGCCATTTTCCACGCGCTGGTCCGCCGCGCGCCGGACAGCGAATGGGGTCTCGCGTCATCGGTCGCGATCGCGCGGGCGGCCGTCGCCGCGGCGCCCGGGACCGTGCCGGAAGAAGCCGCGCGCCAGTACGGGCGCGCGATGACAAGCGAGTTGTTCCCGGAGATCGCACACGACGCGCAGTTCGAATACGCCCGGATGCTCGCGGACGCGGGCCGCACCGCCGACGCGCTCGACGCCGTGCATCGGCATCTGACGCAGGCGCTCGACGCGAAGCGGCTGCGGCGCGGGCTCGATCTCATGGCGACGGTGTTCGAGGCGTTCGCCGGGGATGCCTACGCTCGCGGCGAGTTCGACCGGCTTGCGAATGCGTTCGCGGAGATTGTGCCGTTTGTCTTCAATCACCGCATGTCCGCGGACACGTTCGACCGCGTGGCGTGGGCGCTCGAGGAGGGGCTTTACCTTTCGAGCCTGCGCGTGCTGGCGGTGTCGAAAACCGCCGTTCGCCTTTTTTCCGAGCGCGCGGAGCTGGCTCGCGCGCGCGCGCTCGACGCAACCGGCGACCACGATGGCGCGCTTGTCATCTTCGAGACGCTCGCGAAAACCGAAAAAGGCCATGTGGGCCGCCAGGCGGCGATCGAGCTTGTCCGCGCGGCCGCGCGCGACGCGAACGATCTGCGCGTTGTCGCGATGTCGGAAAAGGCGCTTGCCCTGCCGCATCCGCCGGCCGATCGCGCCGAGCTTCTGATCCTGCGTTCGCGCGCGGGGCAGAACGTGGGCGATTCGGTCGCGAGCGCCGAGGGCTTCCGCCAGGCGGTCGATCTGCTCTTGCCCGCGGATACCTCGCGCGAGCGGCGCTTGGCCGCCGACGCGCTCTTTGGCCTTGGCACGACGCTGTATGAGTCGGGCCGAGGCGGCGCCGCGCGTCCCGTGCTCGAGGCGGCGGTCGGCGCGTTTCCGGACGATCCGCGCGCGGGGCTGGCGTCGCTGTATCTGGAAAGCGAGGGCGCCAAGGTTCCCGCGCCGGTCGGCGATCCGTACTGGAGCGATCTGACAAAACGCATGACGCAACACCGCGACTTCATGCGCGAGCTTAACGCGCGAATGAAGGAGGGATGATATGGGCGCCGACGCCGCGCACGCGGGCGAGGAACTTCGTCTTCTGCTCGAGGCTTTCGAACGCTTTTCCGGAGCGGGCGAGGCCGTTTCGCGATCCTACGAGGAACTGACCGCGAAAATCGACGAGTTGAATCTGCAACTCGAGGAGAAAAACCGCGAGCTTGCCGACAACCTCGCCGAGAAGGAGCGCTTGTCGACGTGGCTTGCGAGCGTGCTCGAAAGCCTCGGCACGGGCGTTCTCGTGGTCGATCGCGAGGGCGTCGTCGAGATGGCCAACCGCGCCGCCGCGCTGCTCCTTTCGCCCGGCGGCGAGGCGCTCGCGAATCGCCCGCTGGTCGAGGCGGTCGGCGGCCCGGCGCACATCGCCGATTTGATGGACGATCTTCTCGCCGCGCGGCGCCGCACCCGCGAGCGTGAGTTCGAAACCAACGCCGGCGGCGCGCGCCGCGTGCTGCGCGCGAGCTGCCATCCGATGATCGGCGGCGGCGCGGCCGGCAGCCGCGTGGTGCTCATCTCCGACATCACCTCCGAGGCGGACATCCGCCACGAGAACGAGCGCACCGGGCGTCTCGCCGCCATGGGCGAGATGGCCGTGCAGATCGTCCACCAGGTGCGCAACCCCATGGGTTCCATCGAGCTTGTCGCGAGCCTGCTTTCCCGTGATCTCGCGGGCGATCCGGACAAGCGCCAGATGGTCGAGCGCATCCGGTCGGGCATCCGCAGCATGAACCACTTCATCGACAACCTGCTGGCCTTCGCGCGCGACACGCAGCCGAGCGCCGAGCCGGTGCGCCTGCCGGTGCTGCTCGCGGAATGCCTCGGCTATTTCACGCATCTCACCGAGGCGCAGGGCGTCGCCGTGGCGCACGACTATCCCGACGAGCTTGCGCCGATCGACGCCGATCCGAACCTGCTGAAGCAGGTGTTCATGAACCTGATCCTGAACGCCGTGCAGGCCATGCCGGAAGGCGGCGCGCTTTCACTTTCGATCGAGCAAGGGCGGCGCGCGGATTTCGCCACCGGCGGCGAGGCCGACTATACGCGCGTGAGCGTCCGCGACACCGGCTGCGGCATCGAGCCGGAAACGCGCGCGAAGATCTTTCATCCGTTCTTCTCGACGAAGGAGCGCGGCACGGGCCTTGGCCTCGCGCTCGCGCACAACATCGTCAAAGCCCACGGCGGCTCCATCGACATCGAATCCGAGCCGGGCCGCGGGTCGTGCTTCACCGTCAACCTTCCACGCCGGCGCGCCGGCGCCACGGAGGCCGCATGAGTTACGAGGGATGCGTGCTCGTCGCCGACGACGAGCCCAACATGCGCGAGGCGCTCGACCTCACGCTTTCGCGCATGGGCTTTTCCGTGCACCTCGCGTCCGACGGGCACGAGGCCATCGCCAAGCTGCACGGCCCGGACGCCTATCGCCTGATGGTGACGGACGTGAACATGCCGCGTGCCACCGGCATGGATGTCTTGCGCGAGGCGCAGAAGCTGCGCCCGGAGATGCCGTGCGTCGTCATTACGGGGTTCGGCACGATTCAAAATGCCGTCGAGGCCATGAAGCTCGGCGCGTCGGATTACATCGTCAAGCCGTTCAACGCGGACGCGCTCGAAGCCGCGATCGGAAAACATCTGGACGACGCACGCCCCTCGGCCGCGACGCAGCTCGCCGCCAAGGGGGATCGCCCGCTTCTGACGCGGTCGCCGAACATGATCCGCATCCTCAAGATCGCGGAGAATATCGCCCGCACCGACGCGACGGTGCTGATCGAGGGCGAAAGCGGCACGGGCAAGGAGTTGCTCGCGCTGCACATCCATCGCAACAGCCCGCGCAAGAATCGGCCGTTCGTGGCGGTGAACTGCGCGGCGGTGCCGGAGCAGCTCCTGGAAAGCGAGCTGTTCGGCCACGAGAAGGGGAGCTTCACCGGCGCGGTCACGTCCAAAAAGGGCAAATTCGAAATGGCCGACGGCGGCACTATCCTGCTCGACGAGATCGGCGAGATGGACCCTGTGCTCCAGAGCAAGCTGCTGCGCGTATTGCAGGAGCGCGAGGTGGACCGCGTCGGCGGCAACGGCCCCAAGGCGATCGACGTGCGCGTCGTGTGCACGACCAACGCGAACCTGCCCAAGCTCGTCGCCGACGGCAAATTCCGCGAGGATCTTTTCTATCGGCTGAACGTCATTCCCTTGACGCTTCCGCCGCTGCGCGATCGTCAAGGTGATGTCACTTTCCTCGCCGAGCACTTCGTCACGCACTTCGCGCGCAAGTACGAACGCGGCGACATGGCGATCGATGAGCCGACGCGGCGCGAGCTCGAATCGTTCGCCTGGAAGGGCAACGTGCGTGAACTGTCGAACACGATCGAGCGCGCGGTGCTTCTGACCGAAGGCCGCGCGATTACCCGCGACAGCCTGACAATTGTGCAAAATCGCGCATTTACGCCCGCTCACCGCGCGGACGACGGCCTTGCGGTCGCCCCGGGAACGAGCATCCGCGACATGGAAAAGCGTCTGATCCTCGCCACGCTCGACGACATGGGCGGAAATCGCACCAAAGCCGCGAAAACGCTGGGGATTTCTATCCGAACCCTGCGCAACAAGCTGCACGAATACGGCTACGCCAGCGGCGGGGACGACGCGGACGAGGCGGAGGAAGTTGCCGTCTAGCGGGCAAAAACGGCCGGCGAGCACCGGAAAAGCGCCGGCGGGCAACTTACAAATCTACAGCGAAATCAGGTAGTTAACGATGCGAACCGCGTGGCACATCGATTGCTCAAACAAAAAGACGGACGGAAAGAACCGTTCGGAGCCAATTCAGGAGCTGTCGATGGGCTTTTACAACATCATGGCGATCGGGGCCTCGGGGCTTTCGGCGCAGCGTCTCCGGATGGAGGTCGCAAGCTCGAATCTCTCGAACGCCAACACGACGAGCAAGACGGGAAAGACGTACCGTCGCCTGGTGCCGATCTTCAAGGCGGTCGGCAATGGCAATGATTTTGCATCCGCTATCGACGAACAACGAAAGCTCTACGAGGTCATGGTGGACAAGGTGGTCGAGGACAAGCGCGATCCCATCGAGGTTTACGAGCCGGATCACCCGGACGCGAACGCCGAGGGCTACGTGCGTTATCCGAACATCAACCCGTCCGAGGAGATGGTGGGGCTCATGTCCGCGGCGCGCGGATACGAGGCAAATCTCACCGCGATCAACGCGGCCAAGGAGATGGCCAAAAAAGCGCTCGAGCTGGCGAGGTAAACGATGAAAGACATCACGCTCGCATCCCGGCTTCAATCGCTTCAGCCCATCGACCTGACGCGCAAGAACGAAATCGAAAAGGCCGACAAGGCCGAAGGCGCTCCGAACTTCGCCGACGTTTTGAAAAAGGCGATCGAAGACGTCTCCGGCATCGAGAAGGAAGCGGATAAGGTGGTCGAGGCGCTCGCCGCCGGAAGCAGCGACAACATCCACGAGGCGATGATTGCGTTGCAGAAAGCGGACCTGTCGTTTCGTACCATGATGGAAATCCGCGACAAGCTCTTGTCGGCGTACAAAGAAATCATGCGGATATCCGTGTGAGAAAGCCGCCTTTATAGGCGGCCGCCGCGTTCGGGGGGACTATGGCGGACCGTCAGCC is a window encoding:
- a CDS encoding tetratricopeptide repeat protein, which encodes DADIAVAPFDSSLLDAAIGLDLVFPLDANAGEADCCGMELGAALALYEDGETLRLHDALIDLFIRRPNARDLELPRLLEAEAFYLNARARRAASGEDDAFERLRRESGAPNNDDLVVRFAKPIYSDLLSLYPASTRRPQQLFRMASILYAQEYEPEALAHYELLIDADPKGPLARKAHIARGRIFLRLSDTANAADEFARVYEDAAAADAERFAAALGIAVAQSRIGMHESAARLFDEALGVAGDRSRFGEDSLYAYGEAIRALGRRAAAREIFAELIARFPETDYRLVSWFRIAQMHQDDGDAGDALAIFHALVRRAPDSEWGLASSVAIARAAVAAAPGTVPEEAARQYGRAMTSELFPEIAHDAQFEYARMLADAGRTADALDAVHRHLTQALDAKRLRRGLDLMATVFEAFAGDAYARGEFDRLANAFAEIVPFVFNHRMSADTFDRVAWALEEGLYLSSLRVLAVSKTAVRLFSERAELARARALDATGDHDGALVIFETLAKTEKGHVGRQAAIELVRAAARDANDLRVVAMSEKALALPHPPADRAELLILRSRAGQNVGDSVASAEGFRQAVDLLLPADTSRERRLAADALFGLGTTLYESGRGGAARPVLEAAVGAFPDDPRAGLASLYLESEGAKVPAPVGDPYWSDLTKRMTQHRDFMRELNARMKEG
- a CDS encoding PAS domain-containing protein, whose amino-acid sequence is MGADAAHAGEELRLLLEAFERFSGAGEAVSRSYEELTAKIDELNLQLEEKNRELADNLAEKERLSTWLASVLESLGTGVLVVDREGVVEMANRAAALLLSPGGEALANRPLVEAVGGPAHIADLMDDLLAARRRTREREFETNAGGARRVLRASCHPMIGGGAAGSRVVLISDITSEADIRHENERTGRLAAMGEMAVQIVHQVRNPMGSIELVASLLSRDLAGDPDKRQMVERIRSGIRSMNHFIDNLLAFARDTQPSAEPVRLPVLLAECLGYFTHLTEAQGVAVAHDYPDELAPIDADPNLLKQVFMNLILNAVQAMPEGGALSLSIEQGRRADFATGGEADYTRVSVRDTGCGIEPETRAKIFHPFFSTKERGTGLGLALAHNIVKAHGGSIDIESEPGRGSCFTVNLPRRRAGATEAA
- a CDS encoding sigma-54 dependent transcriptional regulator, whose protein sequence is MSYEGCVLVADDEPNMREALDLTLSRMGFSVHLASDGHEAIAKLHGPDAYRLMVTDVNMPRATGMDVLREAQKLRPEMPCVVITGFGTIQNAVEAMKLGASDYIVKPFNADALEAAIGKHLDDARPSAATQLAAKGDRPLLTRSPNMIRILKIAENIARTDATVLIEGESGTGKELLALHIHRNSPRKNRPFVAVNCAAVPEQLLESELFGHEKGSFTGAVTSKKGKFEMADGGTILLDEIGEMDPVLQSKLLRVLQEREVDRVGGNGPKAIDVRVVCTTNANLPKLVADGKFREDLFYRLNVIPLTLPPLRDRQGDVTFLAEHFVTHFARKYERGDMAIDEPTRRELESFAWKGNVRELSNTIERAVLLTEGRAITRDSLTIVQNRAFTPAHRADDGLAVAPGTSIRDMEKRLILATLDDMGGNRTKAAKTLGISIRTLRNKLHEYGYASGGDDADEAEEVAV
- the flgC gene encoding flagellar basal body rod protein FlgC, whose protein sequence is MGFYNIMAIGASGLSAQRLRMEVASSNLSNANTTSKTGKTYRRLVPIFKAVGNGNDFASAIDEQRKLYEVMVDKVVEDKRDPIEVYEPDHPDANAEGYVRYPNINPSEEMVGLMSAARGYEANLTAINAAKEMAKKALELAR
- the fliE gene encoding flagellar hook-basal body complex protein FliE gives rise to the protein MKDITLASRLQSLQPIDLTRKNEIEKADKAEGAPNFADVLKKAIEDVSGIEKEADKVVEALAAGSSDNIHEAMIALQKADLSFRTMMEIRDKLLSAYKEIMRISV